The following coding sequences are from one Lolium rigidum isolate FL_2022 chromosome 6, APGP_CSIRO_Lrig_0.1, whole genome shotgun sequence window:
- the LOC124665956 gene encoding germin-like protein 1-3 isoform X2, translated as MAKLPAVLLAACAALLALAAPLLAGDPDMLQDLCVADYKSLEGRKSLRLNGFPCKRPENVTSNDFFSDVLSLPGNTGNPVGSAVTAVNVEKLPGLNTQGVSMSRVDYAPWGVNPPHTHPRATEIIFVLDGCLDVAFVTTAGKLFARTVCKGEVFVLPRGLVHYQKNNGGAPAAAISAFNSQLPGTQSLAVSLFGASPPVPTDVLARALQIDGGMVEAIKSKFPPMN; from the exons ATGGCCAAGCTCCCCGCTGTCCTCCTCGCAGCTTGCGCTGCCCTCCTGGCCCTTGCCGCGCCGTTGCTCGCCGGCGACCCCGACATGCTCCAGGACTTATGTGTCGCCGACTACAAGTCCCTCGAAGGCCGTAAGT CACTCCGTCTGAACGGGTTCCCGTGCAAGAGGCCCGAGAACGTCACATCGAACGACTTCTTCTCCGACGTACTATCCCTCCCGGGCAACACCGGCAACCCGGTTGGTTCCGCTGTGACGGCGGTGAACGTGGAGAAGCTCCCGGGGCTCAACACGCAGGGTGTGTCCATGTCCCGCGTTGACTACGCGCCGTGGGGCGTGAACCCGCCGCACACCCACCCTCGCGCCACCGAGATCATCTTTGTGCTCGATGGCTGCCTCGACGTGGCCTTCGTCACAACCGCCGGCAAGCTCTTCGCTCGCACCGTCTGCAAGGGCGAGGTCTTCGTCTTACCCCGCGGCCTCGTCCACTACCAAAAGAACaacggcggcgcgccggccgctGCGATCTCGGCGTTCAACAGCCAGCTTCCCGGCACTCAGTCTCTCGCCGTGTCGCTTTTCGGGGCGTCGCCGCCGGTACCCACCGACGTGCTGGCCAGGGCGTTACAGATCGATGGAGGCATGGTGGAGGCCATCAAGTCCAAGTTCCCGCCTATGAACTAG
- the LOC124665956 gene encoding germin-like protein 1-3 isoform X1 has translation MAKLPAVLLAACAALLALAAPLLAGDPDMLQDLCVADYKSLEGPLRLNGFPCKRPENVTSNDFFSDVLSLPGNTGNPVGSAVTAVNVEKLPGLNTQGVSMSRVDYAPWGVNPPHTHPRATEIIFVLDGCLDVAFVTTAGKLFARTVCKGEVFVLPRGLVHYQKNNGGAPAAAISAFNSQLPGTQSLAVSLFGASPPVPTDVLARALQIDGGMVEAIKSKFPPMN, from the exons ATGGCCAAGCTCCCCGCTGTCCTCCTCGCAGCTTGCGCTGCCCTCCTGGCCCTTGCCGCGCCGTTGCTCGCCGGCGACCCCGACATGCTCCAGGACTTATGTGTCGCCGACTACAAGTCCCTCGAAGGCC CACTCCGTCTGAACGGGTTCCCGTGCAAGAGGCCCGAGAACGTCACATCGAACGACTTCTTCTCCGACGTACTATCCCTCCCGGGCAACACCGGCAACCCGGTTGGTTCCGCTGTGACGGCGGTGAACGTGGAGAAGCTCCCGGGGCTCAACACGCAGGGTGTGTCCATGTCCCGCGTTGACTACGCGCCGTGGGGCGTGAACCCGCCGCACACCCACCCTCGCGCCACCGAGATCATCTTTGTGCTCGATGGCTGCCTCGACGTGGCCTTCGTCACAACCGCCGGCAAGCTCTTCGCTCGCACCGTCTGCAAGGGCGAGGTCTTCGTCTTACCCCGCGGCCTCGTCCACTACCAAAAGAACaacggcggcgcgccggccgctGCGATCTCGGCGTTCAACAGCCAGCTTCCCGGCACTCAGTCTCTCGCCGTGTCGCTTTTCGGGGCGTCGCCGCCGGTACCCACCGACGTGCTGGCCAGGGCGTTACAGATCGATGGAGGCATGGTGGAGGCCATCAAGTCCAAGTTCCCGCCTATGAACTAG